A single genomic interval of Spinacia oleracea cultivar Varoflay chromosome 6, BTI_SOV_V1, whole genome shotgun sequence harbors:
- the LOC110792611 gene encoding peroxidase 44-like: protein MGSFLKHLNIVSFMLIFFALPLNLALQVGFYSSSCPNAENIVPQMVQQRFNADRSVAAALLRMHFHDCFIRGCDASILIDTTSNNQAEKDAGANGTVREYALIDQIKAALERSCNQTVSCADIITLATREAVSLSGGPRYNVPTGRLDGLISRAAEVNLPGPSSTVSQINQAFRTRGMTLNDMVLLVGGGHSIGVAHCNFFQDRLSNFQGTGAPDSTMDRALLTRLQGLCGNANPSTFLDQNTSFVLDNEIYNQLRKNRGILQIDQELALDPLSAPMVSNLAANNNLFRQSFVNALIKMGNLPGTGGEIRKNCRKRN from the exons atggGGAGTTTTCTTAAGCATCTCAACATTGTTTCTTTCATGTTAATTTTCTTTGCCCTTCCTCTCAATTTAGCCCTTCAAGTTGGTTTCTATAGTTCTTCTTGTCCCAACGCCGAAAACATCGTTCCACAAATGGTTCAACAACGCTTCAATGCTGATAGATCggttgctgctgccttgctccgCATGCATTTTCATGATTGCTTTATTAGG GGTTGCGATGCATCAATATTGATTGACACAACAAGCAACAACCAAGCAGAAAAGGATGCAGGAGCAAACGGAACTGTAAGAGAATATGCACTCATAGACCAAATCAAGGCCGCTCTAGAACGATCATGCAATCAAACAGTTTCATGTGCAGATATCATAACACTCGCTACTCGTGAAGCAGTTTCCCTATCTGGAGGGCCAAGGTACAATGTACCAACCGGGAGGCTCGACGGGCTCATTTCTCGGGCTGCTGAAGTAAACCTACCCGGCCCGTCCTCTACTGTTTCACAGATCAACCAAGCCTTTAGAACCCGAGGGATGACCCTCAACGATATGGTTCTCTTAGTGGGTGGCGGTCATTCTATTGGGGTTGCCCATTGCAATTTCTTTCAAGATAGGTTATCCAACTTTCAAGGAACCGGAGCTCCGGATAGTACAATGGATAGGGCTTTGCTTACGAGGCTTCAGGGACTTTGTGGGAACGCAAATCCGAGTACCTTTCTAGACCAAAACACGTCGTTTGTGTTAGATAATGAGATCTATAACCAACTTAGAAAGAATCGTGGAATCTTGCAAATTGATCAAGAGCTAGCACTTGACCCGTTAAGTGCTCCAATGGTGTCGAACCTTGCCGCGAATAATAACCTTTTTAGACAAAGCTTTGTAAATGCTTTGATTAAAATGGGGAATCTTCCAGGAACTGGAGGAGAAATTAGGAAGAATTGtaggaaaagaaattaa